In the Periophthalmus magnuspinnatus isolate fPerMag1 chromosome 4, fPerMag1.2.pri, whole genome shotgun sequence genome, one interval contains:
- the ube3a gene encoding ubiquitin-protein ligase E3A, whose protein sequence is MNKSAAKTLIERYFRQLTDGCGNGSCTNEFCASSQNFKPLDKNAAAVKALELFKNNAKLCDLHIPKKDPSSFSGVDRQISTEDRKGDFSDIHHLTENNICMILRFCEEANDFSAAAQAIGRVFSNSDCLMKSFIREEVKNTKQLHPQNHPNKQDESEMGAAAAIPNQDTNEILDLSDIKVDINVIRRVYERILSIDEIQGALVDALIFLTPNLELDLEYLDVYETNPDYLNIFLIVMENTNLHSPEYLEVALPQFCKAMSKLPEEAQARLAKIWSQFGLHHIRRMMETFQQLITFTVVSNEYDSDNIVNDDETVVAATKCLKVIFYASILGGEIDVGHNEEEEEDFDSEELSLHELMGEERIYKRGPRVDPLETELGVKAIDSRKPLIPFEEFINESLNDVLEMDKDFTFFKVDGESKFSFQTCPFILKVITKNQGLYYDNRIRMYGERRLTAFYSMMQGREPTPFLELKVRRDHIIDDALIRLEIIAMENPSDLKKQLVVEFEGEQGIDEGGISKEFFQLFLEEIFNPDIGMFRYDEDTKLFWFNPSSLENDAQFTLIGIVLGLAIYNSCILDVHFPMVVYRKLMGKKGTYQDLADLNPMLFRSLKDLLEYTGNVQDDLMLTFQISQTDLFGNPTLYDLKEKGDQIPVTKENRQEFVEMYADYILNKSVECQFKAFKKGFLMVTNESPLKYLYRPEEVELLICGSRKLDFDALEKTTDYDGGYSKDSQIIKDFWEIIHSFSEEQKKLFLQFTTGTDRAPVGGLGKLKMIIARNGPDTDRLPTSHTCFNALLLPEYSSKDKMRDQLLKAITYAKGFGLL, encoded by the exons AT GAATAAATCGGCTGCCAAGACTCTAATCGAGCGATACTTTCGTCAGCTCACAGACGGCTGTGGAAATGGCTCTTGCACAAATGAGTTCTGTGCCTCATCTCAAAACTTTAAACCTTTGGATAAAAATGCAGCAGCGGTCAAAGCTCTGGAGCTGTTTAAGAACAATGCCAAACTCTGCGACCTGCACATCCCCAAGAAAGACCCATCCTCCTTCTCTGGAGTGGACAGACAGATCAGCACTGAGGACCGTAAAGGCGACTTCTCCG ATATCCACCACCTGACAGAGAACAACATTTGTATGATACTACGTTTCTGCGAAGAGGCAAACGATTTTTCTGCCGCTGCTCAAGCCATTGGACGAGTTTTCTCCAACTCTGACTGTCTAATGAAGAGTTTTATAAGAGAGGAGGTCAAAAACACCAAACAACTACATCCCCAAAACCACCCAAACAAACAGGATGAGTCAGAAAtgggtgctgctgctgctattcCAAACCAAGACACTAATGAAATTTTGGACTTGAGTGATATCAAAGTAGATATAAATGTAATTAGAAGAGTCTATGAAAGAATCTTATCTATTGATGAAATACAGGGTGCTCTTGTGGACGCGTTGATTTTCCTTACACCAAATTTGGAGCTGGATTTGGAGTACCTTGACGTGTATGAAACTAACCCTGACTACCTTAATATATTCTTAATAGTAATGGAAAATACAAACCTCCACAGCCCTGAATATTTAGAAGTCGCATTACCACAGTTTTGCAAAGCTATGAGTAAACTACCAGAGGAGGCACAAGCCCGATTAGCCAAAATCTGGTCCCAATTCGGGCTACACCACATCCGCCGCATGATGGAGACTTTTCAGCAACTCATAACTTTCACTGTAGTTAGCAACGAGTACGACTCAGACAATATAGTCAATGATGATGAGACAGTAGTAGCGGCAACTAAGTGCTTAAAAGTAATTTTCTACGCAAGTATCTTAGGAGGCGAGATAGATGTGGGGCAtaatgaagaagaggaagaggatttTGATTCAGAGGAACTATCACTGCATGAGTTAATGGGAGAAGAGCGTATTTATAAGAGGGGACCAAGAGTGGATCCTTTGGAGACCGAACTCGGCGTGAAAGCAATAGACAGTCGAAAACCACTCATCCCGTTTGAAGAGTTTATCAATGAATCTCTCAATGATGTTTTAGAGATGGACAAGGATTTTACGTTCTTCAAAGTGGATGGGGAGAGCAAGTTTTCGTTTCAGACCTGCCCCTTTATACTCAAAGTCATCACTAAGAATCAAGGGTTATATTATGACAACAGGATCAGGATGtatggagagaggaggctgACCGCTTTCTACAGCATGATGCAAGGACGGGAGCCTACGCCTTTTCTAGAGCTAAAAGTGAGGAGAGACCATATTATTGATGATGCATTGATCAGG TTGGAGATTATAGCTATGGAGAACCCATCTGACTTGAAGAAGCAACTAGTGGTGGAGTTCGAAGGAGAGCAAGGCATAGATGAAGGAGGCATTTCCAAAGAGTTTTTTCAACTGTTTTTGGAGGAAATTTTCAACCCAGATATAG GAATGTTCAGGTACGATGAGGACACTAAACTCTTCTGGTTCAACCCATCGTCTCTGGAGAATGATGCCCAGTTTACTCTGATTGGGATCGTCCTGGGCTTGGCCATTTACAACAGCTGTATTCTGGATGTGCACTTCCCAATGGTGGTGTACAGGAAACTCATGGGGAAGAAAGGCACCTACCAGGACCTGGCCGACCTCAACCCA ATGTTATTTAGGAGTCTGAAGGATTTGCTGGAGTACACTGGGAATGTGCAGGATGACCTGATGCTGACCTTTCAGATCTCTCAAACTGATCTTTTTGGAAACCCAACTTTATACGACCTCAAGGAAAAGGGCGACCAGATACCAGTAACCAAAGAAAATAGACAG GAATTTGTGGAAATGTATGCTGACTACATTCTGAACAAAAGTGTGGAATGCCAATTCAAAGCATTTAAAAAAGGGTTTCTAATGGTTACGAATGAATCACCACTGAAATATTTGTACAGACCAGAGGAGGTGGAGTTACTTATCTGTGGGAGCAGG AAACTGGACTTTGACGCACTTGAAAAGACAACAGATTATGATGGAGGATACAGTAAGGACAGTCAAATAATTAA AGACTTCTGGGAGATAATCCACTCATTCagtgaggagcagaagaagttgtttcttcagttcacgacagggacagacagagctCCAGTTGGAGGGCTTGGAAAACTCAAAATGATCATCGCCAGAAATGGACCAGATACTGACAG ATTACCAACCTCCCACACCTGCTTCAATGCTCTGCTGCTCCCAGAATACTCCTCCAAGGACAAAATGAGGGATCAACTCCTCAAGGCCATCACGTACGCCAAAGGGTTCGGCCTGCTGTGA